In one window of Balearica regulorum gibbericeps isolate bBalReg1 chromosome 29, bBalReg1.pri, whole genome shotgun sequence DNA:
- the NPFF gene encoding pro-FMRFamide-related neuropeptide FF produces MAVRLFLLLLLAGALRAARCCPGAPDPGTGLDPGPAPPTPLCPLCPSVRPAVPVAESVCPVTRPAVPIVPVPVCPSSSVPLSLCILVCPSVPIGVSALRCPHGRFGRGMQGGTHTRLSPRSWDPPAAPFWTMATPQRFGRRR; encoded by the exons aTGGCGGTGCggctgttcctgctgctgctgctggcgggggCCCTGCGCGCCGCCCGCTGCTGCCCCGGGGCCCCCGACCCCGGTACCGGCCTCgaccccggcccggccccg CCCACTCCCCTCTGTCCCCTCTGTCCATCCGTCCGTCCCGCTGTCCCCGTGGCAGAGTCCGTCTGTCCCGTCACCCGTCCCGCTGTCCCCATCGTACCTGTCCCTGTTTGTCCATCCTCCTCCGTCCCTCTGTCCCTGTGCATCCTCGTCTGTCCGTCCGTCCCCATCGGGGTGTCAGCGCTGCGATGTCCCCACGGCAGGTTCGGGCGGGGGATGCAGGGGGGGACCCACACCCGGCTCAGCCCCCGCAGCTGGGACCCCCCGGCCGCCCCGTTCTGGACCATGGCGACGCCGCAGCGCTTCGGCCGCCGCCGCTGA